In a genomic window of Acidobacteriota bacterium:
- the rplT gene encoding 50S ribosomal protein L20, translating into MARVKRGSRRARRRKKILKQAKGYYGVKSKGHRIAKQAVDRSLAYSYRDRRQRKRQFRSLWIVRINAAARLNGLSYSRLMSGLKLAGIELNRKMLADLAVRDAEGFAAVATAARGALDAGAGSTSSS; encoded by the coding sequence ATGGCACGAGTGAAACGGGGCAGCCGGCGCGCCCGCCGGCGGAAGAAGATACTCAAGCAGGCGAAGGGCTACTACGGCGTCAAGTCGAAGGGCCACCGGATAGCCAAGCAGGCGGTCGACCGGTCGCTCGCCTACTCCTATCGCGACCGGCGGCAGCGGAAGCGCCAGTTCCGGAGCCTCTGGATCGTCCGGATCAACGCCGCCGCGCGTCTGAACGGACTGTCCTACAGCCGGTTGATGTCGGGGCTCAAGCTTGCCGGTATCGAGCTGAACCGGAAGATGCTCGCGGACCTGGCGGTGCGGGATGCCGAAGGGTTCGCCGCCGTCGCCACGGCCGCGCGGGGAGCGCTTGACGCCGGCGCCGGTTCGACCTCGTCGTCCTGA
- the rpmI gene encoding 50S ribosomal protein L35 produces MPKQKTHRGAAKRFKLTAKGKVKRRHSMMNHMQTKKAQGRKRKLRKQTDVVGGFAKAIRGMIR; encoded by the coding sequence ATGCCCAAGCAGAAAACGCACCGTGGAGCGGCCAAGCGCTTCAAGCTCACCGCCAAGGGCAAGGTGAAGCGCAGGCACTCGATGATGAACCATATGCAGACCAAGAAGGCGCAGGGCCGGAAGCGGAAGCTGCGGAAACAGACCGACGTCGTCGGCGGCTTCGCCAAGGCGATCAGGGGGATGATCCGCTAG